A single window of Gossypium hirsutum isolate 1008001.06 chromosome A10, Gossypium_hirsutum_v2.1, whole genome shotgun sequence DNA harbors:
- the LOC107897126 gene encoding putative nuclease HARBI1, whose translation MVLYCAVFNFENYILCCDVLSLMGKTLVIHLLVDVRQDSVVVSDGTHVRASVPPSIEGRFRSRKGGTTQNVLAAITFDLKFSYVLASWEGSAHDSRILSDALSRPRGLRILKGKYYLADAGYGIRNGFITPYRGVRYHLKEFSAQGPENAKELFNLRHSSLRITIERVFGILKKRFRVLDAEPFWNFQTQVDIVLVCCIIHNHIMGVDPNDLLNQGLYDESESDLIMTTLTEREEREEAREWSAKRDEIAQTMWIDYMARNIR comes from the exons ATGGTTTTGTACTGTGCAGTGTTTAACTTTGAAAACTATATATTGTGCTGTGATGTGCTTAGTCTTATGGGGAAAACACTTGTG ATTCACCTTCTTGTTGATGTTCGTCAAGATTCTGTTGTTGTTTCAG atggaactcatgttCGTGCATCTGTTCCACCTAGCATTGAAGGAAGATTTCGCAGCCGTAAaggggggacgacacaaaatgtattggctgccattacatttgatttgaaattttcctatgttctagctagttgggaaggtagtgcacatgattctcgtattttaagtgatgcactttcacgcCCAAGAGGCTTAAGAATTCTAAAAG gcaaatattatcttgctgatgctggatatggcaTTCGAAATGGATTTATTACCCCATATCGTGGGgtccgatatcatttaaaagagtttagtgctcaggggcctgaaaatgcaaaggaactctttaatcttcgaCATTCATCATTGCGAATCACTATTGaacgtgtttttgggattttgaagaaacggtttcgtgtattagatgctgaaccattttggaattttcaaactcaagtagatatagttttggtttgttgtatcattcataatcatatcatgggagttgatcctaatgatttacttaatcaaggattatacgaTGAGTCTGAGTCTGATTTGATAATGACAACTCTTACGGagcgagaagaaagagaagaagcaagagaatggtctgctaagagagacgaaattgcacaaactatgtggattgattatatggctagaaatattaggtag
- the LOC107897124 gene encoding uncharacterized protein encodes MPPCEEFPTKGLEGAPSNDIGWHFGTLVPNARGSIVCKLCGKVVKGGITRFKEHIAHKTGNVAPCPNVTGVIRESMMNVLKESNTKKIDKKRRKDEFLSQLTEEEDEHEGFIDEVSAIRQATRESIQSQHEWHRREEFRRSTGGWDNIYEEGRSSHGSAREHNRERTSKSIPGESEFTLRGAIPELVRSKSSKQPKVNDSFLKIFRRKIGEAVSKFIIYERLPFQLASSPWLYNLIQVATEVGQGVKLPTPYEVSDVYLESEYQRVHDWVNVLKTHWKELGATLMCDGWTNSLNQMHIINFLVYCSKGTIFWKSVDVSSVRSRDAEFYYRLLDSVVEEIGENYIVQIVTDNEAAMKAAGKKLMLKRQYLYWTSCAAHCLDLCLEDIGKKPSVAKVLDEAKKVTCFIYNHIWTVDLMKKYTQGKQILRPALTRFATHFIQLEEITRQKQGLREMFNSKEFKESKWGKQKSGPAYEAKKIILGKDFWKKANDLIKVYEPLVRVLKLVDSDEKPTMGFIYEAVDRAKRAIQQNCRYFTEYEKIIDNRWNFMHSDLHSAGYFLNPQFQFGVEHSENVLIETLEGTRSVIERLEPSMDTQVRMVNQLLLFRDKHETFGTPQAQRAWKQMNPAEWWMIYGTCVPELQKLAIKVLSQTTSASNCERNWSTFSYIHTKERNRLKYKKLEKLVFTYYNMRLKMRHQQRMSTDDINASFNPISLDYIFEDVDPLSEWLHEKENPLLDGENAGVLPVDTSDDEMDVDQSQQQILSHSSSSSTPSQSGDGPDGGGLSPIDDDDEYSGDRGEIRSSSQYGGEYGGGTTGGHFRDRSEFDGNMFPEPRRDRSEPRAPSKGKGKKHTSIGSSSGSGRRSSSSNLGYSDSSTSTQGFYPPEQPSHGYPQPYGYYPPFPNYGVPYQPQMYPPPPMYHPPPPFMYPPPQIYPPYQLNENQCENVAFFGYIFGQRPRESSQERSQSEGEGFDLPRHSTNW; translated from the exons atgccACCATGTGAAGAGTTCCCGACTAAAGGATTGGAGGGTGCACCAAGTAATGATATAGGTTGGCACTTTGGAACTCTAGTGCCAAATGCGAGAGGAAGTATCGTATGTAAACTTTGTGGTAAAGTTGTGAAAGGAGGAATAACACGATTtaaagagcacattgctcataaaaccggcaatgttgcaccatgccctaatgttactg gtGTCATTAGAGAAAGTATGATGAATGTACTAAAAGAAAGCAACacaaagaaaatagacaaaaagaggagaaaagatgAATTCTTATCTCAATTAACAGAAGAGGAGGATGAGCATGAGGGATTCATTGATGAGGTTTCTGCTATAAGGCAAGCAACTCGAGAAAGTATCCAATCACAACACGAGTGGCATAGAAGGGAAGAATTCAGACGAAGTACTGGTGGTTGGGATAACATTTATGAAGAAGGGCGATCTTCTCATGGATCAGCTAGAGAACATAATCGAGAAAGAACAAGTAAATCTATTCCAGGTGAGTCTGAGTTTACCTTAAGGGGAGCTATACCTGAATTGGTTAGAAGCAAAAGTTCAAAGCAACCAAAGGTCAATGActcttttttaaagatttttcgaaggaagataggtgaagcggtatctaaatttataatatatgaaagacttccttttcaattagcaagctctccatggttgtataacttaattcaagtggCAACAGAAGTTGGACAAGGTGTAAAGCTCCCAACACCTTATGAGGTTTCAGATGTGTATTTGGAGTCAGAGTATCAACGAGTTCATGATTGGGTAAATGTACTAAAGACTCATTGGAAAGAATTGGGTGCAACTCTAATGTGTGATGGTTGGACCAACAGTTTGAATCAAATGCACATCATTAATTTCCTTGTTTATTGCAGTAAAGGAACCATTTTTTGGAAATCGGTAGATGTCTCAAGTGTCCGTAGTAGAGATGCTGAATTCTACTACCGTTTGTTAGATTCAGTTGTAgaagaaattggagaaaattacatTGTCCAAATAGTGACTGATAATGAGGCAGCAATGAAAGCTGCTGGAAAAAAGTTAATGTTGAAAAGACAATATCTATATTGGACCTCATGTGCAGCTCACTGTTTAGATTTATGCCTTGAAGATATTGGGAAAAAGCCCAGTGTAGCAAAAGTGTTAGATGAGGCAAAGAAAGTGACTTGCTTTATATACAATCACATTTGGACTGTTGATTTGATGAAGAAGTATACACAAGGGAAACAAATACTTCGACCCGCTCTTACTCGATTTGcaactcatttcattcaacttgaagagataacaagacaaaagcaaggtttgagagaaatgtttaattcaaag gaatttaaagaatcaaaatgggGAAAGCAAAAGTCAGGGCCTGCTTATGaagccaaaaaaattattttgggaaaagatttttggaaaaaagCCAATGACCTCATAAAAGTTTATGAGCCCTTAGTAAGAGTATTGAAACTTGTGGATAGCGATGAAAAACCAACGATGGGCTTTATTTATGAGGCTGTTGATAGGGCTAAACGAGCAATTCAACAAAATTGTCGATATTTCACAGAGTATGAAAAGATTATTGAcaatagatggaattttatgcATTCCGACTTGCATTCAGCTG gttattttctcaACCCTCAATTTCAATTTGGGGTGGAGCATTCTGAGAATGTATTAATAGAAACATTAGAAGGTACACGATcagtaattgaaagattagaacCTTCTATGGATACTCAAGTCAGAATGGTTAATCAG ttgttattatttagagataaacatgagacattcggtactccacaagcacaaagagcttggaagcaaatgaatccgg cTGAGTGGTGGATGATATATGGCACATGTGTTCCcgaattacaaaaattagcaattaaagtgCTTAGTCAAACAACTTCAGCATCAAATTGCGAACGAAATTGGAGCACATTTAGTTATATTCACACCAAGGAAAGAAATAGGTTAAagtataaaaaacttgaaaaactagTGTTTACCTATTATAATATGAGGCTTAAGATGAGGCATCAACAAAGAATGAGCACTGATGATATAAATGCTAGTTTTAATCCTATCAGCCTTGATTATATCTTTGAAGATGTTGATCCACTATCAGAATGGCTTCATGAGAAAGAGAATCCATTGTTAGATGGTGAAAATGCCGGTGTGTTGCCTGTGGATACCTCTGAtgatgaaatggatgttgatCAATCGCAACAACAAATTTTGTCTCATTCAAGTTCTAGTTCAACTCCAAGTCAGAGTGGCGATGGACCCGATGGTGGTGGTTTAAGTCCAATTGATGATGATGACGAATATAGTGGTGATAGAGGTGAAATTAGGTCTTCTAGTCAGTATGGAGGAGAATATGGGGGTGGTACCACTGGTGGACATTTTCGTGACAGATCAGAGTTTGATGGAAATATGTTTCCTGAACCTAGGAGAGATAGAAGTGAACCTAGAGCTCCATCAAAGGGAAAAGGCAAGAAGCATACTTCTATAGGCTCTTCATCTGGTAGTGGTAGGAGATCGAGTTCTAGTAACCTTGGGTATAGTGATTCATCTACTAGCACTCAAGGTTTTTATCCACCAGAACAACCTTCACATGGTTATCCACAACCATATGgttattatccaccatttcctaATTATGGTGTGCCATACCAGCCTCAAATGTATCCTCCTCCACCAATGTATCACCCACCTCCACCTTTCATGTATCCTCCTCCTCAAATATATCCTCCATATCAATTGAATGAAAACCAATGTGAAAATGTTGCtttttttggatatatttttggaCAAAGGCCAAGAGAATCAAGTCAAGAACGCTCCCAAAGTGAAGGTGAAGGATTTGATCTTCCTCGTCATTCCACTAATTGGTGA